The Heliomicrobium gestii genomic sequence GGCGAAAGCCTTCCTCACCGACCTGAAGTTCAACCACACCCAAGAACTGCGCGGCCCCTGGGACACGTCCAATGACCCCCTGAACGCAGTCACGGCCAAGAACATCAAAGCCCTGGCCGGTAAAGGCGGCAGCTGGCAAGTAACCAACGTGACCCTGGGCGATTTGATGACCATGCAGTCCGTTCCCTTCCCCGAAGACGCCAACTGGGCCCGCATCATGATCCAGAACGACGAGACCCAACAGAAGTTCGTGCTGATCATGGCCAAAGTGCCTGAGGGCAAGGGCGTCTTGGCGACGGAGAAATGGAAAGTGTATGGACTGGTGACAGAGAAGGAATACTTTGCCCAGTAAGGGCGAATGGAAGAGGTTTAGACGATGCTGCATATCCGCATTGTCGCCGTCGGGAAACTGAAAGAGAAGTACTTGAAAGAAGGCCTCCAGGAGTATATAAAACGCCTGGGGGCCTATTCCCGTTTAGAGATCATGGAGGTTCCCGACGAGAAAGTGCCGGACAAGCCTTCCGATACGGAAGCAGAACTGATCAAGCGAAAAGAAGGCGACCGCCTGCTGGCGGGGGCCGGTGAAAAAGACTTTATTGGCGTAGCTTTAGACCCCCGAGGAGAAATGTGGTCGACGGAAGACCTGGCAGAACAGATGCGAGGATGGGAGTTGTACG encodes the following:
- the rlmH gene encoding 23S rRNA (pseudouridine(1915)-N(3))-methyltransferase RlmH, whose protein sequence is MLHIRIVAVGKLKEKYLKEGLQEYIKRLGAYSRLEIMEVPDEKVPDKPSDTEAELIKRKEGDRLLAGAGEKDFIGVALDPRGEMWSTEDLAEQMRGWELYGPNLVVFFIGGTLGLSKEVHAACKAKWSLSRLTFPHQLVRLILLEQVYRGFKVNRGETYHR